In one window of Euwallacea similis isolate ESF13 chromosome 4, ESF131.1, whole genome shotgun sequence DNA:
- the Mat1 gene encoding CDK-activating kinase assembly factor MAT1: MDDFACPRCRTTKFQNPSLKMMVNVCGHGLCESCVELLFLKGSGNCPDCKIPLRRNNFRVQLFEDAAVEKEVDIRRRVLRDFNKKEEDFATLREYNDYLEEIETIIYNLTNNIDVINTNKKIEQYKKDNREQIQKGKGRMGRDEYELEEMLELEKHMNEARKHEILLEEAEVKKKRLKRKEALIDELMFSNTDAKNIVQTFAQQAKEEEEETRKPPPPKVTKFSSGIEFGRKSQSTFLPLPMDDSPMYEYTPIVVDPNGPQPPSEEEVMQEGFISHIRTETEQEKAGGFTTNIACLRALQESMMGLYHVSRNLVRKVS, translated from the exons ATGGACGATTTCGCCTGTCCAAGATGCCGGACCACCAAATTCCAAAATCCATCCCTAAAAATGATGGTCAACGTTTGCGGGCATGGTCTCTGTGAAAGTTGCGTGGAATTACTTTTCCTTAAAG GATCTGGTAACTGTCCTGATTGCAAAATACCTCTTAGACGCAACAATTTTCGAGTTCAGCTTTTCGAAGATGCTGCTGTGGAAAAAGAAGTGGATATTCGCCGCAGAGTCCTCAgagatttcaataaaaaagaagaagattTTGCCACTTTAAGAGAGTACAATGATTACCTTGAGGAAattgaaacaataatttacaaCCTGACTAATAACATTGATGTGATTAAtacaaataagaaaattgagcAATATAAGAAAGACAATAGGGAGCAAATTCAGAAAGGCAAAGGAAGAATGGGTAGGGATGAGTATGAGTTAGAAGAAATGTTGGAGCTTGAGAAACACATGAATGAAGCCAGGAAGCATGAAATCCTACTTGAAGAAGCAGAAGTGAAAAAGAAAAGACTTAAACGCAAAGAAGCCCTCATAGACGAGCTAATGTTCTCCAATACAGATGCCAAAAACATTGTTCAAACATTTGCTCAACAAGCCAAAGAAGAGGAAGAGGAAACTAGAAAACCTCCACCACCAAAAGTGACCAAATTTTCCAGTGGTATAGAATTTGGCAGAAAATCCCAGTCAACATTCCTACCCTTGCCCATGGATGATAGTCCAATGTATGAATACACACCCATTGTGGTAGATCCTAATGGGCCACAGCCTCCATCAGAAGAGGAAGTCATGCAGGAAGGATTTATCAGTCACATTAGAACTGAAACTGAACAAGAGAAGGCAGGTGGGTTTACAACTAATATTGCCTGTTTACGAGCACTACAGGAATCTATGATGGGGTTGTACCATGTGTCAAGAAACTTAGTTAGGAAAGTGTCATAG
- the LOC136408513 gene encoding uncharacterized protein isoform X2: protein MKKKDKKPIIKSRVIIEGNAENSFMKNKLPKIIHDLEKFTKRELRVILSPSLNVSTTNIFKNFEPLPKETPRKNLKNIVSSTPYCGRYIDTQFTTNSSLPSPIHLGSFNRNRHKSDSRKVTNSSSESSSVVYIDTEVNNSLKTCRNIKEELRLEEPKSSHLLEINRSVETNGQKQLKGNETHVPSKSLNNKQKISVEASSTNKSQNQGKEQELVDQSAQKNIKVASFSKSSKKKKKAEVSLKSTTAMTKHKELLKDRTQSSSKVDKRRKQQFDAFDQDSLESVKIAGSRRSQSKTDKRNVSTGNNSHSRVARSTSRSATRVTQGNAKKQSDNEESGIAPLKINENTSRLLRYGRRNGTLRAAEESKDYGSSGKTNLESNQVVDKPIEVQCGTVQVNTEIPPPSNHDMTDCSTSRRTSRPVPGDARKQPDKEESSIVSLKNDESRSRYVTSRSRRPDGTFTAAEEPGDIESIREINLDPKQTFDEPIDVQRKTVQTNTQTSPPSKYYISGKRRNQSGFKGSFKDVLIEMERQARLKFTASVPAWTQTSGLTLGENTNSDNDAVGVGAQIIQEITAKKKQMMCNAKEQNPIMSEAAKDKNSTVIGPEVDESRVAERVCKTPLLDGARQLNEERNMDYCFTQSFRKERSKFNQERVISFENLINKLEAKALAAQEMGEDSDLVISFNSNVSSNRRFKLPKKSFLNADENLGLSRCNSRHKSMTSRKKNLNSLIENLAVKSAARQSVAKKSTQTSCLGVELLQVSPANRKPEGVAPLFRRSATRQSCEHLKNLRLKKKSSVSNWKNSTNQSTSSPIPNIYDSIREGNVADCLNFSALSDACYAEYLHKPWRCPEVSSHTDTFPRLSFIRSEAAIAADALHQFDNDSDDESSNFDVDKTQTNNNVSLAPSNVSASKHKPHCRRYSKCKPRNMQNRKSRSCKKAPLSVLEVQNDFDDGIETEVEVERNASAEMIKKARKCSLTRQQDVSEIRQDEAVSQILRSSTRNLASNSETAESWTRNATMDGMNNTVNGTRTPKSSTYTRGNSVASIPKSWDVKKRRKSKNKGNRDASPIIPQQTPQKTSEENDRSSLTPLISNSKNNVSLRLPMTKSTMEPPSSSVIRLQSSVAEKDENLQPATSKKKKRKQNWNNQNSTVESSFAKKKAYGTNYPLAEISQINIIPNSGMGRSMRVRKTKTFEMPEELEKDGFVFSHLNRRSRAKSSMQKTKKRVSKKSSIQNDQKLTFQETNIEGALSPIEENDVNEDVVSGPVEVDENRFSAMPPPRTVPPKKKTLAVKNSEVSVDSGFETSNTGRKTGKTPRGCLKRRIVSSDVAGSNDSERDFRVLEQESNVLSRISSPIHNTPNSLEPVGNSARTDELPAKTPLRTSSRQKRSVVSPLNKYKKIGNAYIYKLYNTPDKQCEVGYLRLEGDEETGCFVFGEYSSVALSVKSGTSFVKMEDKSHAGKIDDWFHVFKGQKCTIRNTSRDQYLKLIYMRLR from the exons atgaagaaaaaggACAAGAAACCGATCAT AAAATCCAGAGTGATCATTGAAGGAAATGCTGAAAACAGTTTCATGAAAAACAAACTCCCTAAAATTATTCATGACTTGGAAAAGTTTACG AAACGAGAACTTCGCGTCATCTTAAGCCCCTCTTTAAATGTCAGCACGACGAAcattttcaagaactttgagCCTCTTCCAAAGGAAACaccgagaaaaaatttgaaaaatatagtgAGCAGTACTCCGTACTGCGGCCGATATATTGATACTCAATTTACTACTAACTCTTCCCTACCTTCCCCCATCCACCTCGGAAGTTTCAATAGAAATCGGCACAAGAGCGACAGCAGGAAAGTTACTAATTCGAGTTCCGAGTCTTCCTCGGTTGTGTACATTGACACCGAAGTCAATAATAGTCTTAAAACATGTAGAAATATAAAAGAGGAGCTGAGACTGGAGGAACCAAAAAGTTCTCATTTGTTAGAGATAAATAGGTCTGTAGAGACTAATGGGCAAAAGCAATTGAAGGGGAATGAAACTCATGTGCCGAGTAAATCTTTAAATAACAAACAGAAGATATCAGTCGAAGCTTCATCCACAAACAAAAGTCAAAATCAAGGGAAAGAACAAGAATTAGTAGATCAAAGtgcacaaaaaaatattaaagttgcgagtttttcaaaatcttccaagaaaaagaagaaagctGAGGTATCATTGAAATCAACAACAGCAATGACGAAGCACAAAGAGTTACTGAAAGACCGTACTCAAAGTTCTTCTAAAGTTGATAAGAGGCGTAAGCAACAGTTCGATGCATTTGACCAAGATTCACTGGAGAGTGTTAAGATTGCCGGTTCTCGGCGTTCTCAATCTAAGACTGACAAGAGAAATGTTTCTACAGGCAATAATAGCCACAGCCGAGTTGCACGTAGTACATCCAGAAGTGCAACGAGAGTGACTCAAGGAAATGCAAAGAAACAGTCTGATAATGAAGAAAGCGGTATTGCGCCGTTAAAGATTAATGAAAACACGTCACGACTTCTTAGATACGGAAGGCGTAATGGCACTCTTAGAGCTGCAGAGGAGTCTAAAG ATTACGGGAGTAGTGGCAAAACCAACCTTGAATCAAACCAAGTGGTTGATAAACCAATTGAAGTCCAGTGTGGAACAGTTCAAGTGAACACTGAGATACCGCCACCTTCGAACCATGACATGACCGATTGCAGTACCTCTAGACGTACGTCTAGACCGGTTCCAGGGGATGCAAGAAAACAGCCTGATAAGGAAGAAAGCAGTATTGTGTCGTTAAAGAATGATGAAAGCAGGTCGCGATATGTTACTTCCAGGTCCAGAAGGCCTGATGGTACCTTCACAGCTGCAGAAGAACCTGGCG ATATTGAGAGTATACGCGAAATCAACCTCGACCCTAAGCAAACATTTGATGAACCAATTGATGTCCAGCGCAAGACAGTTCAAACGAATACTCAGACATCGCCACCATCGAAATATTACATAAGTG GAAAGAGAAGAAACCAAAGTGGTTTCAAAGGCTCATTTAAGGATGTTTTAATCGAAATGGAAAGACAGGCTCGCTTAAAATTTACGGCTTCAGTGCCGGCTTGGACTCAAACTTCTGGTCTGACACTCGGGGAAAATACAAATTCAGACAACGACGCGGTGGGCGTGGGAGCCCAGATTATCCAGGAAATTACGGCCAAGAAGAAACAAATGATGTGCAATGCCAAGGAGCAAAACCCGATTATGTCGGAAGCAGCTAAAG ATAAAAATAGTACAGTAATTGGACCCGAGGTTGACGAATCCAGGGTAGCCGAACGCGTGTGTAAGACGCCTTTATTGGATGGTGCAAGGCAACTTAATGAAGAACGTAATATGGATTATTGCTTTACAC AATCGTTTAGAAAGGAGCGGTCCAAATTCAACCAAGAACGAGTGAtcagttttgaaaatctaATCAATAAACTAGAAGCCAAAGCCTTGGCTGCCCAAGAAATGG GAGAAGACAGCGACTTAGTCATCTCGTTCAACAGTAACGTGTCGTCAAACCGCAGGTTTAAGCTGCCGAAGAAATCTTTTTTGAATGCAGATGAAAACTTGGGGCTCTCGCGTTGTAATAGTAGACATAAATCGATGACGAGTAGAAAGAAGAACTTGAATTCcttgattgaaaatttggcTGTCAAAAGCGCTGCACGCCAAAGTGTCGCTAAAAAAAGCACCCAAACCAGTTGTTTAGGCGTCGAGTTACTTCAGGTTAGTCCTGCTAATCGAAAACCAGAAGGCGTGGCTCCGTTGTTCCGGAGATCGGCGACGAGACAGAGTTGTGAACATCTCAAAAACCTCCGCCTCAAGAAAAA GTCATCCGTTTCTAACTGGAAAAATTCCACTAATCAGTCGACGTCATCGCCAATCCCCAACATCTACGACAGCATCCGAGAAGGCAACGTTGCCGATTGCTTGAACTTCAGCGCCCTCTCTGACGCCTGTTACGCGGAGTATCTCCACAAGCCGTGGCGCTGTCCGGAAGTCAGTTCGCACACCGACACTTTCCCGCGTTTGAGCTTCATTCGATCTGAGGCGGCCATTGCTGCGGATGCGCTCCACCAATTCGACAACGATTCCGACGACGAATCGAGCAATTTCGACGTTGACAAGACGCAGACCAACAACAACGTGTCGCTGGCGCCCTCCAACGTATCGGCGTCGAAGCACAAGCCGCACTGCAGACGCTACTCGAAATGCAAACCGAGGAATATGCAAAATAGAAAGTCGAGAAGTTGCAAAAAGGCTCCGCTTTCGGTTTTGGAGGTGCAGAACGATTTTGATGATGGGATTGAAACAGAAGTAGAGGTAGAGAGGAATGCTTCAGCCGAGATGATAAAGAAGGCTAGAAAGTGCAGTTTGACGCGGCAGCAAGATGTTTCTGAAATCAGACAAGATGAGGCGGTCagtcaaattttaaggtcGAGTACGAGAAATTTGGCCTCAAATTCTGAAACCGCCGAATCATGGACCAGGAACGCAACTATGGATGGCATGAACAATACAGTCAATGGTACTCGAACTCCAAAGTCTTCTACATACACACGAGGGAACTCTGTAGCATCTATTCCCAAATCCTGGGATGTCAAAAAGCGAAGGAAgtcaaaaaataaaggaaatagaGATGCTTCTCCAATTATTCCGCAACAAACCCCTCAGAAGACCAGCGAAGAAAACGACAGGAGTTCTTTAACTCCTTTAATTTCCAATagcaaaaataatgtttcCCTTCGTTTGCCAATGACAAAATCAACGATGGAACCCCCTTCTTCATCAGTTATTCGATTGCAAAGTTCTGTCGCGGAAAAAGATGAGAATTTACAACCGGCAAcatccaaaaagaaaaaacgaaaacagaaTTGGAATAATCAGAATTCGACAGTCGAAAGTTCCTTTGCAAAGAAGAAAGCATATGGTACCAATTATCCATTGGCTGAAATTAGTCAGATCAACATCATACCAAACAGTG GCATGGGCAGATCAATGCGGGTCCGGAAAACGAAAACGTTTGAAATGCCAGAAGAACTAGAAAAAGATGGTTTTG TTTTTTCGCATTTGAACCGAAGATCGCGCGCTAAATCATCGATGCAGAAGACCAAAAAACGAGTCTCGAAAAAGTCCTCCATTCAAAACGATCAGAAGTTAACTTTCCAAGAGACTAACATAGAAGGCGCGCTGTCTCCTATCGAGGAAAATGACGTTAACGAGGACGTAGTTTCAG ggCCAGTTGAAGTGGATGAAAACCGATTCAGTGCAATGCCGCCTCCGCGGACGGTACCGCCAAAAAAAAAGACTCTAGCTGTAAAAAACAGCGAGGTCAGTGTCGATTCGGGCTTTGAAACCTCGAATACAGGAAGAAAGACAGGTAAAACTCCACGCGGTTGTTTGAAAAGGAGGATAGTTAGCAGTGATGTCGCCGGATCCAATGATTCAGAAAGAG ATTTTAGAGTTTTGGAGCAGGAAAGCAACGTACTATCGAGGATTAGCAGTCCGATTCACAATACACCTAA TTCACTGGAACCTGTTGGAAATTCTGCAAGAACAGATGAGTTGCCAGCCAAGACCCCTCTTCGGACAAGTTCTA GACAAAAACGTTCCGTGGTCTCGCCTCTAAACAAATACAAGAAAATTGGCAATGCCTACATTTACAAGCTGTACAACACGCCAGACAAACAATGTGAGGTGGGGTACTTGCGTTTAGAAGGTGACGAAGAGACCGGATGCTTCGTGTTTGGTGAATATTCCTCAGTG GCGCTCTCGGTGAAGTCGGGCACTAGTTTCGTCAAAATGGAGGATAAATCACATGCCGGCAAAATTGACGACTGGTTTCATGTGTTCAAAG GACAAAAGTGCACCATACGCAACACCAGTCGCGATCAATACTTGAAGCTGATTTATATGAGGTTACGATAA
- the LOC136408513 gene encoding uncharacterized protein isoform X1: MKKKDKKPIIKSRVIIEGNAENSFMKNKLPKIIHDLEKFTKRELRVILSPSLNVSTTNIFKNFEPLPKETPRKNLKNIVSSTPYCGRYIDTQFTTNSSLPSPIHLGSFNRNRHKSDSRKVTNSSSESSSVVYIDTEVNNSLKTCRNIKEELRLEEPKSSHLLEINRSVETNGQKQLKGNETHVPSKSLNNKQKISVEASSTNKSQNQGKEQELVDQSAQKNIKVASFSKSSKKKKKAEVSLKSTTAMTKHKELLKDRTQSSSKVDKRRKQQFDAFDQDSLESVKIAGSRRSQSKTDKRNVSTGNNSHSRVARSTSRSATRVTQGNAKKQSDNEESGIAPLKINENTSRLLRYGRRNGTLRAAEESKDYGSSGKTNLESNQVVDKPIEVQCGTVQVNTEIPPPSNHDMTDCSTSRRTSRPVPGDARKQPDKEESSIVSLKNDESRSRYVTSRSRRPDGTFTAAEEPGDIESIREINLDPKQTFDEPIDVQRKTVQTNTQTSPPSKYYISAGKRRNQSGFKGSFKDVLIEMERQARLKFTASVPAWTQTSGLTLGENTNSDNDAVGVGAQIIQEITAKKKQMMCNAKEQNPIMSEAAKDKNSTVIGPEVDESRVAERVCKTPLLDGARQLNEERNMDYCFTQSFRKERSKFNQERVISFENLINKLEAKALAAQEMGEDSDLVISFNSNVSSNRRFKLPKKSFLNADENLGLSRCNSRHKSMTSRKKNLNSLIENLAVKSAARQSVAKKSTQTSCLGVELLQVSPANRKPEGVAPLFRRSATRQSCEHLKNLRLKKKSSVSNWKNSTNQSTSSPIPNIYDSIREGNVADCLNFSALSDACYAEYLHKPWRCPEVSSHTDTFPRLSFIRSEAAIAADALHQFDNDSDDESSNFDVDKTQTNNNVSLAPSNVSASKHKPHCRRYSKCKPRNMQNRKSRSCKKAPLSVLEVQNDFDDGIETEVEVERNASAEMIKKARKCSLTRQQDVSEIRQDEAVSQILRSSTRNLASNSETAESWTRNATMDGMNNTVNGTRTPKSSTYTRGNSVASIPKSWDVKKRRKSKNKGNRDASPIIPQQTPQKTSEENDRSSLTPLISNSKNNVSLRLPMTKSTMEPPSSSVIRLQSSVAEKDENLQPATSKKKKRKQNWNNQNSTVESSFAKKKAYGTNYPLAEISQINIIPNSGMGRSMRVRKTKTFEMPEELEKDGFVFSHLNRRSRAKSSMQKTKKRVSKKSSIQNDQKLTFQETNIEGALSPIEENDVNEDVVSGPVEVDENRFSAMPPPRTVPPKKKTLAVKNSEVSVDSGFETSNTGRKTGKTPRGCLKRRIVSSDVAGSNDSERDFRVLEQESNVLSRISSPIHNTPNSLEPVGNSARTDELPAKTPLRTSSRQKRSVVSPLNKYKKIGNAYIYKLYNTPDKQCEVGYLRLEGDEETGCFVFGEYSSVALSVKSGTSFVKMEDKSHAGKIDDWFHVFKGQKCTIRNTSRDQYLKLIYMRLR; this comes from the exons atgaagaaaaaggACAAGAAACCGATCAT AAAATCCAGAGTGATCATTGAAGGAAATGCTGAAAACAGTTTCATGAAAAACAAACTCCCTAAAATTATTCATGACTTGGAAAAGTTTACG AAACGAGAACTTCGCGTCATCTTAAGCCCCTCTTTAAATGTCAGCACGACGAAcattttcaagaactttgagCCTCTTCCAAAGGAAACaccgagaaaaaatttgaaaaatatagtgAGCAGTACTCCGTACTGCGGCCGATATATTGATACTCAATTTACTACTAACTCTTCCCTACCTTCCCCCATCCACCTCGGAAGTTTCAATAGAAATCGGCACAAGAGCGACAGCAGGAAAGTTACTAATTCGAGTTCCGAGTCTTCCTCGGTTGTGTACATTGACACCGAAGTCAATAATAGTCTTAAAACATGTAGAAATATAAAAGAGGAGCTGAGACTGGAGGAACCAAAAAGTTCTCATTTGTTAGAGATAAATAGGTCTGTAGAGACTAATGGGCAAAAGCAATTGAAGGGGAATGAAACTCATGTGCCGAGTAAATCTTTAAATAACAAACAGAAGATATCAGTCGAAGCTTCATCCACAAACAAAAGTCAAAATCAAGGGAAAGAACAAGAATTAGTAGATCAAAGtgcacaaaaaaatattaaagttgcgagtttttcaaaatcttccaagaaaaagaagaaagctGAGGTATCATTGAAATCAACAACAGCAATGACGAAGCACAAAGAGTTACTGAAAGACCGTACTCAAAGTTCTTCTAAAGTTGATAAGAGGCGTAAGCAACAGTTCGATGCATTTGACCAAGATTCACTGGAGAGTGTTAAGATTGCCGGTTCTCGGCGTTCTCAATCTAAGACTGACAAGAGAAATGTTTCTACAGGCAATAATAGCCACAGCCGAGTTGCACGTAGTACATCCAGAAGTGCAACGAGAGTGACTCAAGGAAATGCAAAGAAACAGTCTGATAATGAAGAAAGCGGTATTGCGCCGTTAAAGATTAATGAAAACACGTCACGACTTCTTAGATACGGAAGGCGTAATGGCACTCTTAGAGCTGCAGAGGAGTCTAAAG ATTACGGGAGTAGTGGCAAAACCAACCTTGAATCAAACCAAGTGGTTGATAAACCAATTGAAGTCCAGTGTGGAACAGTTCAAGTGAACACTGAGATACCGCCACCTTCGAACCATGACATGACCGATTGCAGTACCTCTAGACGTACGTCTAGACCGGTTCCAGGGGATGCAAGAAAACAGCCTGATAAGGAAGAAAGCAGTATTGTGTCGTTAAAGAATGATGAAAGCAGGTCGCGATATGTTACTTCCAGGTCCAGAAGGCCTGATGGTACCTTCACAGCTGCAGAAGAACCTGGCG ATATTGAGAGTATACGCGAAATCAACCTCGACCCTAAGCAAACATTTGATGAACCAATTGATGTCCAGCGCAAGACAGTTCAAACGAATACTCAGACATCGCCACCATCGAAATATTACATAAGTG CAGGAAAGAGAAGAAACCAAAGTGGTTTCAAAGGCTCATTTAAGGATGTTTTAATCGAAATGGAAAGACAGGCTCGCTTAAAATTTACGGCTTCAGTGCCGGCTTGGACTCAAACTTCTGGTCTGACACTCGGGGAAAATACAAATTCAGACAACGACGCGGTGGGCGTGGGAGCCCAGATTATCCAGGAAATTACGGCCAAGAAGAAACAAATGATGTGCAATGCCAAGGAGCAAAACCCGATTATGTCGGAAGCAGCTAAAG ATAAAAATAGTACAGTAATTGGACCCGAGGTTGACGAATCCAGGGTAGCCGAACGCGTGTGTAAGACGCCTTTATTGGATGGTGCAAGGCAACTTAATGAAGAACGTAATATGGATTATTGCTTTACAC AATCGTTTAGAAAGGAGCGGTCCAAATTCAACCAAGAACGAGTGAtcagttttgaaaatctaATCAATAAACTAGAAGCCAAAGCCTTGGCTGCCCAAGAAATGG GAGAAGACAGCGACTTAGTCATCTCGTTCAACAGTAACGTGTCGTCAAACCGCAGGTTTAAGCTGCCGAAGAAATCTTTTTTGAATGCAGATGAAAACTTGGGGCTCTCGCGTTGTAATAGTAGACATAAATCGATGACGAGTAGAAAGAAGAACTTGAATTCcttgattgaaaatttggcTGTCAAAAGCGCTGCACGCCAAAGTGTCGCTAAAAAAAGCACCCAAACCAGTTGTTTAGGCGTCGAGTTACTTCAGGTTAGTCCTGCTAATCGAAAACCAGAAGGCGTGGCTCCGTTGTTCCGGAGATCGGCGACGAGACAGAGTTGTGAACATCTCAAAAACCTCCGCCTCAAGAAAAA GTCATCCGTTTCTAACTGGAAAAATTCCACTAATCAGTCGACGTCATCGCCAATCCCCAACATCTACGACAGCATCCGAGAAGGCAACGTTGCCGATTGCTTGAACTTCAGCGCCCTCTCTGACGCCTGTTACGCGGAGTATCTCCACAAGCCGTGGCGCTGTCCGGAAGTCAGTTCGCACACCGACACTTTCCCGCGTTTGAGCTTCATTCGATCTGAGGCGGCCATTGCTGCGGATGCGCTCCACCAATTCGACAACGATTCCGACGACGAATCGAGCAATTTCGACGTTGACAAGACGCAGACCAACAACAACGTGTCGCTGGCGCCCTCCAACGTATCGGCGTCGAAGCACAAGCCGCACTGCAGACGCTACTCGAAATGCAAACCGAGGAATATGCAAAATAGAAAGTCGAGAAGTTGCAAAAAGGCTCCGCTTTCGGTTTTGGAGGTGCAGAACGATTTTGATGATGGGATTGAAACAGAAGTAGAGGTAGAGAGGAATGCTTCAGCCGAGATGATAAAGAAGGCTAGAAAGTGCAGTTTGACGCGGCAGCAAGATGTTTCTGAAATCAGACAAGATGAGGCGGTCagtcaaattttaaggtcGAGTACGAGAAATTTGGCCTCAAATTCTGAAACCGCCGAATCATGGACCAGGAACGCAACTATGGATGGCATGAACAATACAGTCAATGGTACTCGAACTCCAAAGTCTTCTACATACACACGAGGGAACTCTGTAGCATCTATTCCCAAATCCTGGGATGTCAAAAAGCGAAGGAAgtcaaaaaataaaggaaatagaGATGCTTCTCCAATTATTCCGCAACAAACCCCTCAGAAGACCAGCGAAGAAAACGACAGGAGTTCTTTAACTCCTTTAATTTCCAATagcaaaaataatgtttcCCTTCGTTTGCCAATGACAAAATCAACGATGGAACCCCCTTCTTCATCAGTTATTCGATTGCAAAGTTCTGTCGCGGAAAAAGATGAGAATTTACAACCGGCAAcatccaaaaagaaaaaacgaaaacagaaTTGGAATAATCAGAATTCGACAGTCGAAAGTTCCTTTGCAAAGAAGAAAGCATATGGTACCAATTATCCATTGGCTGAAATTAGTCAGATCAACATCATACCAAACAGTG GCATGGGCAGATCAATGCGGGTCCGGAAAACGAAAACGTTTGAAATGCCAGAAGAACTAGAAAAAGATGGTTTTG TTTTTTCGCATTTGAACCGAAGATCGCGCGCTAAATCATCGATGCAGAAGACCAAAAAACGAGTCTCGAAAAAGTCCTCCATTCAAAACGATCAGAAGTTAACTTTCCAAGAGACTAACATAGAAGGCGCGCTGTCTCCTATCGAGGAAAATGACGTTAACGAGGACGTAGTTTCAG ggCCAGTTGAAGTGGATGAAAACCGATTCAGTGCAATGCCGCCTCCGCGGACGGTACCGCCAAAAAAAAAGACTCTAGCTGTAAAAAACAGCGAGGTCAGTGTCGATTCGGGCTTTGAAACCTCGAATACAGGAAGAAAGACAGGTAAAACTCCACGCGGTTGTTTGAAAAGGAGGATAGTTAGCAGTGATGTCGCCGGATCCAATGATTCAGAAAGAG ATTTTAGAGTTTTGGAGCAGGAAAGCAACGTACTATCGAGGATTAGCAGTCCGATTCACAATACACCTAA TTCACTGGAACCTGTTGGAAATTCTGCAAGAACAGATGAGTTGCCAGCCAAGACCCCTCTTCGGACAAGTTCTA GACAAAAACGTTCCGTGGTCTCGCCTCTAAACAAATACAAGAAAATTGGCAATGCCTACATTTACAAGCTGTACAACACGCCAGACAAACAATGTGAGGTGGGGTACTTGCGTTTAGAAGGTGACGAAGAGACCGGATGCTTCGTGTTTGGTGAATATTCCTCAGTG GCGCTCTCGGTGAAGTCGGGCACTAGTTTCGTCAAAATGGAGGATAAATCACATGCCGGCAAAATTGACGACTGGTTTCATGTGTTCAAAG GACAAAAGTGCACCATACGCAACACCAGTCGCGATCAATACTTGAAGCTGATTTATATGAGGTTACGATAA
- the LOC136408514 gene encoding uncharacterized protein: MTGGCCIWGDSISICFSYTWQYFLNYEILTHVSTSLCALLILSHQRFLVLNFSAMNVTLKGNFANVHPRKLIEYNAKVPEETLSTIALLHFKLVKCSNMASYTYSFQLLIIFTFTLIRIVDNVHYAFMDIKSNLLAFITEIFWLVLTISDVYITFLIATNVEITV, from the exons ATGACTGGAGGCTGTTGCATATGGGGCGACTCTATATCAATCTGTTTCTCTTACACCTGGCAGTACTTTCTTAATTACGAAATTCTAACCCATGTCTCAACTTCCCTATGTGCATTGCTCATTTTATCCCATCAAAGATTTTTGGTACTAAACTTTTCCGCCATGAATGTCACACTTAAAG GTAATTTTGCCAACGTTCATCCaagaaaattgattgaatATAATGCTAAAGTCCCAGAGGAGACTTTAAGCACAATAGCATTGTTGCACTTTAAACTGGTGAAATGCAGCAATATGGCAAGCTACACTTACAGTTTCCAGTTGCTGATTATATTCACCTTCACTCTAATACGCATAGTCGACAATGTTCATTATGCCTTCATGGAcatcaaatcaaatttattagcATTTATCACGGAAATCTTCTGGCTTGTTCTGACTATTAGCGATGTTTATATTACTTTCTTGATCGCTACCAATGTGGAGATTACAGTATAA